The window TGTTATTACAAGGCCTGCGCTCGTTTGCGGCTTGAACCTACAGCCACCCTGCTTGCATCAGAGCTGCACATCGCCAGGGTGGTGCACACCGCTTTACAAGGACTGTACCTTCCACTGAAAAGGTCTGCAAGTTATTAGGGCTATTTTGTGCACTCCTCGTCATCATGGTGATTTATTTACCCTGACATCGTGGGACAGCCCCCCCAAAAGAGCTGCTATCTCCGGTCCCACCATACACAGCTTGTCCAGGAACCATGGAAACATCTTTTTGACTGCAGAATGCAGACACCAATTGTTGAACGTTTTGGTAAAAGACAAGCAGTCACACCAGTTCCATTGCTAAAAGTTTAGTTGTGATAAACCCCTCCCAACACATTTCATTGTTCTGTTGGATTTTTAGTTATTGGTGACCACTCAGAGTTCTAATGCTGAACCTTCTAATGGAGCACTTCCTGGGGTGCTTACTTTTCAATCTTCGAGTAGACCACTCACTGGGATTCTATTATTGAACTTTCTGCTGATTCACTTGCTGGGGTTCTATTGTTAGAATTCTGGAGAACCACTGCATTAAGTCCCTAATGCTGAACCTTCGAGTAGATCACTCACTGTCATCCCCTTGGCCTTCTACTGAACTACTCATTTGGGTTATACTGCTGAACCTTCCACTGGACCACTACTTAAGTTCTTTTCTTAAATATTCAAATGGACATTTCAGAAAGATTCTACTGCTGAATCTTGTGGTGGTCTACTTACTGAGGATCTATTGGTAAACATTCCAATTGACCTTTAACTAGGATTCTACTGTTGAACCTTCCTTCCACCTGGTGGACCGCTCACTGGACGTCTATTGTTGAACCTTCCTTCCACCTGGTGGACCACTCACTGGATGTCTATTGTTGAACCTTCCTTCCACCTGGTGGACCGCTCACTGGACGTCTATTGTTGAACCACCCAGTGGACCACTCATTGGATGAGTATTGTTGAACCTTCCAGTGGACCGTTCACTGGACGTCTATTGTTGAACCTTCCATCTGGTGGACCGCTCACTGGATGTCTATTGTTGAACCACTCAGTGGAGCTCTCACTGTACATCTACTGTTGAACCATCCAGTGGACCACTCATTGGATGAGTATTGTTGAACCTTCCAGTGGACCGTTCGCTGGATGTCTATTGTTGAACCTTGTTCCATCTGGCAGACTGCTCGCTCACTGGACTTCTATTGTGTTGTGATCATTTTGCACAACAATAGACTGTAAGCAACAGACAACCTGGACGGTCAAATCTTCCACTTAAACGCTTACAGACACACAATGATCTCGTGCTCCCAGGTTCACAGaacacacgtgcgcgcgcacacggtATGTGGAACTGGTCTCACTGGGCGAACTGGGAGGCCGCGGGCACGACGAGCCCTGCTAGCTGGTGGCTAACGTCTGCTAGCCAGTCGATTGGAGAGTTGAGGGGAAAAACAGATTTATAACACACATGCTCCAACTTTTTACCTCAAACACAACAAATATCCCAAGGAAACCGAATATATTCGGATATTTTATGTTCAAGCTGATTAAAACCAACACAACGCACGAAAATATGCGGAGCTAGTTAGCAACCGGGGTTTCGCCAGGAAGCGAAGTAAAACGGGGGAAAATGATGTTAATCACCCGTTAGACAAACTATTCTAAAATAACAACGTTATTTTCCCCGAATGTCACCATTTCACCCGTCTTTCTGCTGATGGACATGTTAAAAACACAGTGGGCGCTTTAGTGAAACGCAGAGGCCTTCGCTTCGCCTGAGGAAAACTGCAGTGCATGATGTTGTAGCCGTTGTCTATTGAAATTTTTCTAAATGTCCGTTTTTTCCGTTACTGGTGCCGTTTTTATAGAAGTCGGACTCGCCAACTGACAGCACTGTTACTAGCTGGTTAGTTGACCGGCGACGGTCATGTCGGCGGTTCTGGTCAGTACCTTTGTAGTGGACCCGCAGGTTGTTCTGGGACAGGCCGATGTAGCTGAACTTGTCCTTGGGGCTCCAGGAGCGCGGCAGCGGGGTCTCCCGCTCGTCCACGGCCGGGTAAAGGCGCCTCAGTCGCCGGCCCAGCTCTTTCTCCTGCTCGCTGAGGGCCGAGTCTCCGTGGACCACGACGGACGTGAGGAAGCCGCAACCCGAGGACTGGCCGGACATGGCGGTCGAAGCCTTCGCTGCTGCTGTAGtcttgttttgaaatatttctctaaaaacaaaaaaaatgtacccagGACCAAAAGCTGGACTACAATACCATCTACAACAAGAAGAGCGGATTTACACTGATCAAACAGCGATGGCGGCCGCTGTCAGCGCGATCGGCGCAATAAGAGGACGACGTTCCTGTGTTcgtttaaaaaagcaaataatgtgagggataaaattaaaagcagacaTGAGCGGCGAGCTGGTGGAGGTCTTTTGTTTGTTGTCAGTACATGGTGCGCAGCTCTGATTGGAGCGGAGAGGAGAGAAAAGCCCCAGTCCACTAAAAACACCCTTCCACTACCACCCCCCTGGGGCAGAATCCGTGCACACAGAACCAATCAATGCCCCCAACTTCTTCTCTTTCTACTCCTtattcctcctcttcctcagcacTCTTCGCGCTGCGCGAGCATCGCCGTACAACAGGAGCTTTAGCGCCTCAAGCGGCGCGGAGGAGAAAGTGTTGCCGCTGCTCATTGTCCGTTGACATGAATGCAGCAGCACAGTAGCCCTTTTCACTCTCTTATTCATCTATCCTTCATCAGTAACCATTTGTCTAATTCGGGGtcgtgatgatgatgattagtagtagtattatggGTGGTGCAGTGCACCTGCTTGGTGTGAGAGTCCATGCGTTGATCTCTTGAAGtttgtttgcgtgttctcccagtgtctccatgcatgggcttcctctgactctgagtgctctggtttcctcccataatccaaagacatgtatttttggtggattggtgatgctaaattgcccttagtgtgtgtgtgtgtgtgtgtgaggctatCCTGCAaaagactggcatcccatcaagGGCATATCCCACCTTAGCCTCGAGCCAagtggttccaggataggctccagatcaccacgaccctgctcaggctaagtggttattgaaattgcatAGATggagtagcagtagtagtagtagttgtaggtaccatggggcagcaggtaccacagtggttacaactgctgtcTTTACCCTAAAAGAACCTAGGTTCAAactccacctcttgctgtagcactcttaagcaaggtacttaccctgaattactccattAAATATTTCCCAGCTGAATAATGGGGTTAAACATTTTAAGGAGTTTAACATTGTGaggtgctttgaagaaaggcatcAACAAAATTGATGAATGTGTATGCATTAATACTTAATAACCTTTATTTACTGTAGATGATGCCTTCGGCTAACGCAACTTAGAGTTAACAAAGGCAAATACAGCAACTCTGTTACTCCATGAGCTGTTCTATAGTATCGCATTGTATCCTTAACCTACTTTCTTTGTAACAACTTGACCACCTTTAAGGTTTTGCCttgtttataattttattttgttagatTATTGTGTTTATTCCAGTCCTTGTTTGAGTTTTTGTTGCCCGCAATATAATATTGTGTGCCGGGTTGCTATCTTGTGACCTTGTGAGCACTTGCTTTGTGCAAAGCCACCAGTGTATGccgccttggacaaaggtgtgagctaaataaagaCTATTAATACAtcaaggtattcttactggagcatgtcaaggtaagtaccttgaggaAGAGTACCGCAACGGCAGTGGGATTTAAATCtgggaccttcagattgcaggGCGACAACCTTAAAAATGACTCGTCTAATCCACGAAGCTGTTCTGAATGTAATTCAGTCCTATTTTCTCCACCAGCGCCATAAATATTGTCATTTCCGATACCAAACGCATCCTTTCGAAGGTCTCCGATGACACCGCCTTGTCCCTATAAACGCAAAAGCTCCCAGAAAATATAAGCACTTGTCACTTTTCGTTGACCATGaagaacattaataaatgtttacaccTTTGCTGGGTTTATAGCTATAATCTCACATTGTGCACTCCACTTCTCCTCTGTAATTATTCCACTTTGCACCGGAAATCACAGACTGTGGAAATGTTAACTGACAGTCAGGGAAGATGTGTAGATAGTTCTGCCTCGTGCTTTTTAATTAATGCCCTTCAGTTTCACAGCTGATTTTGCATGttgtattaaacattttcagataAGTGACTGGCGATTGCCTTCCAGAGTGCAGTGAATGAAAAtagaaatgctttatttttgtaaaagggCGACTCCGCGAAGCTTGACTGGCCCAAATACATTACCTCAAGTGAAGCCTTCAGTGGACATCTTAAATAAAATCAGTGCAGGCTTTATAACACTGCTTCAAGAAATACACAGAAAGTGCATATATGCATtagaaatttaatttcagaattCTCTTTGTAACCTAGCAAGTTCCCTTGGTAATCATCTATGCCCGATGGTCCTTTGTGGAGCGGCTAAGGGAAACCCTGACATTTCTTACCCTTCTTTTATGGACTGTGTGTTTGCATAGCTTAGTTCTGATCTTCCTGATGTCGAGTCCCGTCCTCATTTTGCATTTCGAAACAGGCGCTGGAAGAGAAGGGCACCAGCTAATCTGCACTTCAATAATTGCTATCTGCTTCTCTTTCATTAATCTCCCTCTCTTGGATGTCCAGGTACCTTTTGGCGGTTATCGTCCCTctaaatgagatttttttccttccctccatTGTGCGGCACAGCATGGTCCTCAAATATTCAAAAAGCTCATTTACATTCTCTGTGGCCTTCGCTGGCTGTGTCGAGATCGTATAAAGTCAGCGAAAGCAGTGTAGAATACGTATTGTCATATTATTCAGGTATTTAATATTTGCAAACTTCCgagaaataatgtattttaatacttACTTTTATATTGACTGTGAAAATAGTTAACGGAATTTAAACTGAACATGGATTTTaagttactgattttttttttttttaaacaaacagatTAAGTAAGgtaacaaatatgaaatatctaaacagttacacatttatttGAGGGGAAAACCGTCACCTACATCAACATGTACAAATTATGTATATGAAGTGTTATGAAGTTTGCCAGATTTATAGAAAAATTTTGACTTCAGGCACATGCTCATTAAAAAGGGAAAGATCTGAGGCCACACTCATTAAATGAAGCAATATAATTTCTGGGATGCATTTTGATAATTCATTGTGATGAACCTTTGACCCAGTGATGTGGAAGGTGCTATTAATCAATATACCGGTGACAATATTGATCTCTTAAACACCTGCTCTGCCTTCAATATTTCCCATCTGACTTCCAGCATTACAGgtgttacattttgtaaaataatgatCCGTGTATGAGTGCAGGCAATTATTTTTGATAGGATTACATCTAGTTTGGAGGGTAAGGttatatttagcattttaaGTCCGGAGTTATAGAGAAGTGAAGAGCTCGGGCATTAGGATACTAGGTATTATCGTATTAACCAAGGAAGATATGGGCATTACATCATATAAACTGTGAACAGCGGTAGATTGCCGCTTTAGGTTATATTTACGGTTTTGCTGAGTTTAACAAGAACTAGGCTCCTGATCCAGTCTCCCAGGCTGATATTCAATCACTTGCTCTCAGTTTTATCTATGACCTTTAGCCGATATGGATACCATGGTATGGAGTACATCATCATGTTTCAATGCAGTGTAGGAAGCAGAAAAGGGCCAGATAATCTGAAATATACCAAATATACCAAACCGctaaaaatgcagtaatgtgGAGCAATAGTAGTTAAAGCATGGTAAAGAGGAATTGCAATTGTGCTGAATGATTTTCATACATGCTTTCgagtgttttatatatttttatgcatatcgtataaaaaaaaacaacaggggAAATTGTCAtccagatatatatttttaataaatgcccCCACCACATGTCATATATACAGTTAATATGCCACCATACATTTCATGCTGAAGGTAAAAGgtttgaatattttataaactACTTTTGAAATTACAGCAAGTCAGATGCTTCTTCAGGCAAGAACAAAATTACAAAGGAAACCTTTgaactgtttaattttccacACAATTTTTCACCCCTTTTCAACCATAACTGTTAccaataatattattatatatgtagACATCCCGACAACACTATTCATAACTGTATTCTCTACAGGAAGTTCACAGTCGTAAGGTCACAGTGTTTTTGCAAAGTGGATATCTCTACACTTTCTGCGTGCAGCACTGAATAATTCAGACCCTTATGAATTGAAGAACAATCTTTAGGTGCTGACTAATCTCCTTTAATATAAGTAATTCTCATGAAAACTAATAGAGTGAATAACTTCAGCACTATATCCTGTGTTTGCAATTTTAACAGTCATGCGTGATTGTGCTTAAGCTTCTGTATACAACTCAGTCCAATGAATAATCTAGTATAAATGCATGTTAGCTTGGAACCATaaatcttgtttgttttttaccgTAATGCTGAGCATCGCTGTGCTGTATTTTGAAAACAACAGCATGACAAATTGTGTacaagttttgttttgtgtgatgtgtgaaCGCTGCATTGATATATGAAAAACAAGATTTACACATCCCACTTTACTGCCGTTTTATAAACTGTGTGGTTCTCCATTGCAGCTGAACACACGTTTATCACACAACATAGCTGCCTCTATATTAGAGATTtcatttgtggtttttttttttatatcggAATGAACCGTATATGTACAGGAGTAAGACAAAGGTATTTAAagcataataaatatttaaatgtttttaatacattcaACTTTATCTTTGAATGTTAGttgtatatttatatgcaggcaacaaacaaataatacgAGTCACACATATAAACCACAAAGGATaagtataaatataatgtattatttgtttGCTATTTATGTAACCGGCATTGAATGTGTGCTGAATTTActcattaaataactgaaatcTTGTTAAATCACAGATGACTGATAATCATAATGCAGGTTCTGTCTTTCATAGCAGAACAGACTTTATCAGAAAAAGGGTCAATATGTAGAAGTCACGGGTGACTGCATGTCAAAATATACAGCAGAGCCAAAATGGAGAGAACAACGTTTTCTGGGCCGAAATGGAAACAATAAGAACATACATAGCTGGTGCGGACTTTATGGCAAGATACACGGTAGAACCTGTTTTGAGCCAAAATGGCGGCAGCGCGTACACCTAGAGCCATTGGTGACTTCATGGGAAGATGCACAACAGGCCCCATTGGAGCCAAAATGGCGGCAGTAAGTAAACCCAGAGCCATTGGCAACTTCATGAGAAGATGCAGAGGGGATCCAGCCAAAATTACGGCAGTAGGTAAACTTATAACGTTTGGTTATTTTATGGGAACATACACAGCAAGTTCAACTGGAACCAAAATGGCCACAAGAAATAAACCCAGAGCCCCCGGCGACTTTACGGGAAGATATGGTGCAGGTCTGACTGGAGCCAAAATGGCGGCAGTAATTAGACCCAGAGCCAGTGATGACTCACCGGCTGTCCTGAGGGCGTTCTGGTGGAGTGCGCGAATGAGGCCTGCGTAGAAACGGGCACACGGGTCAAACCAGATACACAATGCAGACGAACAGCATTGTGGCCACCGCAACCGCAACGCTCACCACCACCACGACTAGCAGCTGGCTGCGTTCGCGCCGCCGGCCGGGGTCCTCCGCATCTGCGGAGAGCAGAGCCAGCGAGGAGCCGTCCCCGGCGCTGAGGGGCTCTGCGTACCGTGGTCCCCGGGCCTCCACGGTCCAGCGCAGCACATTCACCTTCTGCTCCATGTCCTCGATCATCTGGTCCACACGAGTCGTCTCCACCTCCAGGTCCCCCTGCTCCAGGCGCTCCACGCTGGCTGCGGGCTCATCGCGGTTCAGCTCCGGCAGGCTGAGCGCCCGCGCGGTCACCTCAGCCATCCCCCCTGCAGAAAAACACCGCCGGGTCGATGTTATAGACTTATCGACACCACCTTCAGCTCATATACACTGTCACTTTTAATTGGCGTAAGATCAACAGAGGCTGCAGATGAAAACGGGATGTAGATGTGGAAATTTTGAGTtattcacacgcacacacacacacacacgcacacacacacactaagggcaattcagagacaccaatccacctgaaagacatgtctttggatggcgggaggaaaccagagcacccgaaggaaaccccgCACAAACACGGGGTGAACATTcgaactccacacaaactgagccagatttaaacCAACACGCCGCAGGCTTGTTGTGTGCGGCGGCAGACCTTGCGGTTATGAGTGAGGCTGGACCGCATTAATGGTGAGATCTAAGGAAAAGAGCTCGAGTCTTTGCCGTATCTACTGTTAGCGTACTTCTCCAgttataacattttaaacatgaaaatggGTCTTCGgtcaattagctgatgcttttccccgaagcaacttacaattgataacccattcatacagatgggtattttttactggagcaatttaaggtacacaccttgcttaagggtactacagctcaaggtgggaatcgaacctgtgacctttggagataaaggcagcagctccaaacgctacagtaccagctgtcccttttatTCTCAGCAATGCGGAGAACGACGATTCAGCTGACCTTTAACCTCCGGGCGACCCACTGGTGTTACCTTGTACTCCGGTCTGCACCAAGGCGCTGGTCCTGGAGGACAGGGGGAAGTTCTGGCCCAGGCTGCACACTTTGCACATATCGGCGTGGAAGATCTCCAGGCTGGATGAGAAAGCCACCCACAGCAGTTCCATCTCTAGCCGCTCCTCCCTGGGCAGAGCCTTGTCACGCAGCCTGGCTGTCAGGAGCTGCCGGCCGGTCAACGCCAGCTGTTGGGCTCGCTCCCGGGTCTGCCGGAGCTCGCCGCGCAGCCGCACGCTGTCCGAGGAGCCCCCCACGCATGAGGACAGCTGCCGGTAGCACGCCACCACCTAAGAGACAACGGAAGCAAACATTTTCGCCCTTGTTTTGCAGCAGAATTCAGCTAAAAATGTTCATCAAtccatttattatcaataacaaCTTATATAATGCAGGGTCACCatggtgtggagcctatccaggaagcatagggtgtgagcaGGGTACGCCCttgacgggacaccagtccatcagagggtaaCCATACACTCAGTAATGTGTGAGTCTGACTAATTCCCCTAACAACCAAACACATAATATATCACAGTATCattaaaattactattaaatatataattacaaCAACAAATGGGCTCTTTTGTGTGGCCCTTTTATAAGAATAAGCCCACAAAGCCAGACCTCATCCTGAAAGGTCTCAGTGGCTCCACACAGTGAGGACAAACGGAGTAAAAACCCTCATGCAGGGAGGGAAAAGTGAGCAGGGACCCCATTACCATATGCCACTTTTCCCAGAGAGCCGCACCAACACCGCTAACCCACATCTGGGAACGTCTGCTGTCGGCTTTCTCTTATCCACGATGAGTCTCGTGTCATAAAACGGAGCAAGTTCAGTCAACACGTTTTCAGCATTAACAGTGACGTACAGCCTGTCCCCTACTTACGACCTATGCGACTTACAACCATCTGTACATAcaaccgaaaaaaaaaatactgtataaatttttaaaaaactaagaaaaatatatgtaaatataaaaattatgctTTGTCCTACGTCCACCACTGCTAATGTCTGCGTGCGTACGATACGcttttatatttacacaaaatcctttaaaatgatgaaatagtAACTAAAGaatggtattttaaaaatgataaaatagacacCACGCAcacgtcccatacagggtcacggggaaccagagcctaacctagcaactcagggcataaggctagaggggacaccagtccgtcataaggcccCCCGAGTGGGacgtaggactcgaaccccagacccaccagagagcaggacctggtccaacctgctgcaccaccacatcccccaaaTAGACACTAAAGAATGATAAATATACTATTGCACTGTGTTTGGTGAAACCATTAAAAGACTAAGATAAGAGGGTAAAAAATAAAccgaagaattttttttaagtaaaccatagagagatttaaaaaaaatatcaactcATAAAACtagttaaacaaaaatgaaattatcaCGATGGACCTTCAGTAGGATAAATGAATGTTGTACAGGTATACCATTCATGCATACAAGGACAGTAGGTAGTGGGGTCGTTagggttgctgcctttggatctgaaggttataggtttgatccccatcccctactgtagtacccttgagcaaggtacttacccttaaattgctccagtaaaactacccagctgtgtaaatgggtaaataattatgaccGTAGcaccgtaagttgctttggagaaaagcatcagctaaacgaataaatgtaatgtaacatactTATGTCTGTTTGGAGATCCGACTGGTCGGTCAGATTGGAACTCAGACGTATGTCGGGGAATGGCTGTTTGTAAACACtttgattttgaaatatgtCCAATCTGTCCActacatttacaaaatatgctctgtatgaaaatatgaaatattacatgTCAGGGTCTGAAAAAGCTCAATGGTGTCACGCAGGAAATCTGGTAGTAGAAAGATatactttcttttcattttaaactgccAGGAAAATACATAAtgttatgaaaatgaatgaaggagAAGTGAAGCGTGTCCGTGATGGACCGGGATCTCCTCGCAAAACGCTGGCGCTGCTGTTCACGCATGCCCCGCAATGCGTTAATTGCTCGTAATCTATACTGTATCGCTGCTATTATTAGAGCCGATTCGAGGATTTGCCCGACCGATCCACTGTCATTATACTTGTGCATTATATGGGAAATAGAAgacataaaagaaataaataactaaatataaaTGACGAAGACATCAGTGCCAAGGAAACCTGACCAGCAGTTCTCTTCTTCATATGAACTCAAACTTTgatcataaatatatatgatttattttattatataattaatacTAACATTTCAGATAAGTAACAGATACCTGGGAGCTCTTCTCATCACCTCCTCCCATTTTTGTGACACCCACATGGACTGTGTGGTTACAAAGCAGCCATGTCTTTCAACATTATCAATACTTCTATTAAATGATTTTTctattgcttttctccacagcaatttacactgtTCATCTACTTCCATTTACCTCCAGATTTGTGAAGATGGGTATTTGTAACAAAGTAAGTATactggcagcatagtggctaaagttactgcctttgcgcccaaaggtcacaggttcgaatcctacctttAGGtatagtaccctcgagcaagatCCTTATTCTGAGCTTCTCCattaaaagttacccagctgtacaaactggTGAATAATATTAagttctctttggagaaaagcatcatctaaatgtgTAAGAGGGGATGagagagcaggatttgaaccgagatcctttgagtgcaaagcagctgctctaactACACCCCAGGTAGCAGGTGGTTAGTGCTTCCAGGTCCAGtgagctagatgaataaataatatttgcatAGTGTGTTTCCCAAAAGGAAACCTGCTGCAGGTCAGGTGTTCTCCGCCCGGCGGCCTGGTGAGAAAAACACGCTCGTCGGGCGGCACGCCTCGCAGCCGAAGATCAACACGCACCACCAGAGCACAACGCAGAGAGGAAAGGGCTCACGGACGAGTCCGTTGCTGGAGACATGAGTGAGCCTGATATATGGAAAGGCAAAGCGGTgcttgaataataataataataattagcatGTAAACACCATGGGGGGCAACATGTCCCCTCAATTCACCCAAATCCCACTTACATGGTTCACTGGGCTGATTATTATGGCCACACTGACTTTACCTGGTTTCCAGGAGTCCTTCGCACATTCAGTGTAAAACCTTCTCTCTTTCTACTACACAACAAACTCCCTGTTCATAAACATGGAAGAGGGcagcaaattaaaaagtatCTTTCATATCCTTGAATGCTGcagaaaagtcattttaaaggtATTATAATGCACTGTAACACGTCATAGGCTGACATTTAGGCAACAAAGATTTTTACACTCTTGCTGTCAACAGACACCATAAGAACTCTGCTGTTTTAGGTATTAATAGAATATCCCTTTTACTGCTCcgtatattatttttatggtgCTATTTCCTTTATCCCAGGGGATCGGAACGACGCCCCCTGACCTTGGCCAGTGTGTCCACGAGCGTCTTCGCCTCCtccaggggctgctgggagcCATCGCCCCCACGGTCAGCAACCTTGCTGTTGCAGAGCGTCATGGCGAGTCCTCGTAGGCCTCGGGTTCGAATGCGGCCCCGCTGCTCCGCTTACTCCAGGATGTGACACGACGTGGGGCTGCGCTCCATGTCTGTGCGATCGGGAACAAGAGCGCGTGAGCCTCGACTTTTGGGCTGGAGATACAAACGGAACGAGGGGGCAGGAGGAGCTGTAAAATCCACAGCTGCCCCTGGTGCTCAGCAGGTGAGGTAATCCCCCCCCCGGTAACAAAGCCCTCATGGACACAGTGTGACCCACACAGGTAATCCTATTATTTGCTGCCCTGATCTGTGTACTTGACGCTCTCCATGCCTTCAGTCTTCCTTTGCTTTggtcccgtgtgtgtgtgtgtgtccttccatCCTCCCCGCTGGGCTTACATGTTGAGCAATGGCAGGCCTTCCCTTCtggtttcttccttttttcctttctgccaTGACAGCTCGGGACCCGACGAGATGATTTATCGCCCATATTTATGGCCGGGTGTTTGAAAgagaaaattctggaaatgaaaggcagcagtgctgctcctCGACCGCTGCTCCCCCCAGTGGGACACAAGGACTATCATTTACTCAGCTTTTTATAACACGTTCTGTGACGGACTGCTGTGAGAGGCTATAAAGGACCTCGAAATGTTCTGAACAAAATACATGTTATTTGTATGTCTCAAAACGAAAATATATGCGCACGATGTACGGCTGCTGTCCTTTGGCAAAAC of the Scleropages formosus chromosome 7, fSclFor1.1, whole genome shotgun sequence genome contains:
- the rgs9bp gene encoding regulator of G-protein signaling 9-binding protein produces the protein MTLCNSKVADRGGDGSQQPLEEAKTLVDTLAKVVACYRQLSSCVGGSSDSVRLRGELRQTRERAQQLALTGRQLLTARLRDKALPREERLEMELLWVAFSSSLEIFHADMCKVCSLGQNFPLSSRTSALVQTGVQGGMAEVTARALSLPELNRDEPAASVERLEQGDLEVETTRVDQMIEDMEQKVNVLRWTVEARGPRYAEPLSAGDGSSLALLSADAEDPGRRRERSQLLVVVVVSVAVAVATMLFVCIVYLV